One Microbacterium sp. zg-B96 genomic region harbors:
- a CDS encoding metallophosphoesterase: MADRARAPRAALTALAAVGAVGAGAAIWGIGIERHLYTLRRHELPALAPGSRPLRILHISDAHMAPWQGRKQRWIASLAELEPDLVVNTGDNLGHADGIRGIRVALAPFAGIPGVFVHGSNDLVAPSPRNPLRYFSGPSQRRRKTTRLDTGALDRFLTDDLGWADLNNKATTVDAGGLRVRAYGVSDAHRDWDDLDAMAAALSPVPAGDLELGVTHAPYRRILDDFTARGADLVLAGHTHGGQVRIPGSPSALVANCDIPLHQARGLSTWTGGGRTVPLNVSAGIGHSIYAPVRFGCAPEATLLTLVPRS, encoded by the coding sequence GTGGCTGACCGCGCCCGAGCACCGCGCGCCGCTCTCACCGCCCTCGCGGCGGTGGGAGCGGTGGGCGCGGGCGCCGCGATCTGGGGCATCGGCATCGAGCGGCACCTGTACACACTGCGCCGTCACGAGCTCCCCGCGCTCGCCCCCGGCTCGCGGCCGCTGCGCATCCTCCATATCTCGGATGCGCACATGGCCCCGTGGCAGGGCCGCAAGCAGCGATGGATCGCCTCGCTCGCCGAACTCGAGCCCGACCTGGTGGTCAACACCGGCGACAACCTCGGGCACGCCGACGGCATCCGCGGCATCCGCGTCGCCCTCGCACCTTTCGCCGGGATCCCCGGCGTGTTCGTACACGGCTCCAACGACCTCGTCGCCCCGTCGCCGCGCAACCCGCTGCGGTACTTCAGCGGACCTTCGCAGCGCCGCCGCAAGACCACGCGGCTCGACACCGGCGCGCTGGACAGGTTCCTCACCGACGATCTCGGCTGGGCGGATCTGAACAACAAGGCGACGACGGTGGATGCCGGCGGGTTGCGCGTCCGTGCGTATGGCGTCAGCGACGCCCACCGCGATTGGGACGACCTCGACGCGATGGCGGCCGCCCTCTCCCCCGTGCCCGCCGGCGACCTCGAGCTGGGCGTCACGCATGCCCCGTACCGGCGCATCCTGGACGACTTCACCGCGCGCGGGGCCGATCTGGTGCTGGCCGGTCACACCCACGGCGGACAGGTGCGCATCCCCGGGTCACCCTCGGCCCTCGTGGCGAACTGCGACATCCCGCTCCACCAGGCGCGGGGACTGAGCACCTGGACCGGCGGCGGCAGAACCGTGCCGCTGAACGTCAGTGCCGGCATCGGACACTCCATCTACGCCCCGGTGCGTTTCGGGTGCGCGCCCGAAGCGACGCTGCTGACGCTGGTCCCGCGTTCGTGA
- a CDS encoding DUF4177 domain-containing protein — MTTWEYLTTPLLIHNTAAILNNWGKQGWELVQVVTGPEGGLVAYLKRPTGGGSTNAGLDAAAQAARQFEQE; from the coding sequence ATGACCACGTGGGAATACCTCACCACGCCCCTGTTGATCCACAATACCGCCGCAATCCTCAACAACTGGGGCAAGCAGGGCTGGGAACTGGTGCAGGTGGTGACCGGCCCGGAAGGCGGGCTTGTGGCCTACCTCAAGCGCCCCACCGGCGGTGGCTCGACCAACGCCGGGTTGGATGCCGCCGCGCAGGCGGCCCGCCAGTTCGAGCAGGAGTGA
- a CDS encoding transglycosylase domain-containing protein, translated as MPHKKRTASGVLGGVLGLVGLSTVAGILITATVTPAIAVSGYAAGNAISMFENMPSYLEIDELMEPTEIYATVGDQPQLLARFYDQNRVPLEFDQISTLAYDAVLSSEDKNFYKHGGVDLAGTMSALIANVRGTDDRGGSSISQQYVKNILVQRCEMNAATVDEKNACYSEATNSNISEGGLQRKLQEMRFAIQLEKTYTKDEILLGYLNIVNFGGSNYGIGAAAKYYFGVDAANLSLAQAATLAGMVQEPNGYRIDRDSESNNAANGFQKTLDRRNYVLTRMLADGKITQAEYDAAVAEPITPQITPTDQGCQMAGGSAYFCDYVRTIIENDPVFGETPDERKAMLRQGGLRVYTTLDLDLQLAAEEALSIVPATMTGIELGSTGVQIEVGTGRVLSMAQNTLYSQSSDQLADPAYSAINFNTRKVNGGSNGFNVGSTYKVFTLLDWLEKGHSINETLNGTVRNFKIDRGCDGGVQTVVGADIGNFEGSRGYTSSPFKFTADSLNTGFFAMAEKLNVCEINQLADRMGVTLADGTKTYEAGNAPYDILGSMNIAPIDMAGVYATIASGGTYCEPKAIDRITDSAGAELPIPQRTCTRVLDQSVAATAAYTLANVLSNGSAVASRTYDGVPVIGKTGIHQQFQTWMDGSSTKVATVVWVGNVIGESQLHRLYANGYALWRMRHAIWPDMQRAANAKYGGDAFPAPDNNLTRRVYVDLPNVIGMGVDDATRTLEDAGFNVDVTEPVDGVQPAGTITVQNPGAGRVTSGTTIVISPSNGQGVAVPTVAGMDMDKAVDALRSAGFSSITPCTDGGGGGGPGNDDDDDRSVTGTDPAAGTVTGRSATITLVCG; from the coding sequence ATGCCCCATAAGAAACGGACGGCCAGCGGCGTGCTCGGCGGAGTGCTCGGCCTGGTCGGCTTGAGCACCGTGGCCGGCATTCTCATCACCGCAACGGTCACCCCCGCAATCGCCGTATCCGGGTATGCAGCAGGCAACGCGATCTCGATGTTCGAGAACATGCCCAGCTACCTCGAGATCGACGAACTCATGGAGCCCACTGAGATCTACGCGACCGTCGGCGACCAGCCACAGTTGCTCGCACGGTTCTACGACCAGAACCGCGTACCGCTGGAGTTCGACCAGATCAGCACCCTCGCCTACGACGCGGTGCTCTCCAGCGAGGACAAGAACTTCTACAAGCACGGCGGCGTCGACCTCGCCGGCACGATGAGCGCCCTGATCGCCAACGTGCGCGGCACCGACGACCGCGGCGGATCCTCGATCAGCCAGCAGTACGTCAAGAACATCCTCGTGCAGCGTTGTGAAATGAACGCCGCGACGGTAGACGAGAAGAACGCCTGCTACTCCGAGGCGACCAACTCCAACATCTCCGAGGGCGGACTGCAGCGCAAGCTGCAGGAGATGCGTTTCGCGATCCAGCTGGAGAAGACGTACACGAAGGACGAGATCCTTCTCGGGTACCTCAACATCGTGAACTTCGGCGGATCGAACTACGGCATCGGCGCCGCAGCGAAGTACTACTTCGGGGTGGATGCCGCGAACCTGTCGCTGGCCCAGGCCGCGACCCTCGCCGGCATGGTGCAGGAGCCCAACGGGTACCGCATCGACCGCGACAGCGAGTCCAACAACGCCGCCAACGGGTTCCAGAAGACCCTCGACCGGCGCAATTACGTGCTCACCCGCATGCTCGCGGACGGCAAGATCACCCAAGCGGAATACGACGCGGCCGTCGCTGAGCCGATCACGCCGCAGATCACCCCGACCGATCAGGGCTGCCAGATGGCCGGCGGGTCGGCCTACTTCTGCGACTATGTGCGCACGATCATCGAGAACGATCCGGTCTTCGGAGAAACGCCCGACGAACGCAAGGCGATGCTGCGCCAGGGCGGGTTGCGCGTCTACACGACGCTGGATCTGGATCTGCAACTCGCGGCTGAAGAGGCCCTGTCGATCGTTCCTGCCACGATGACCGGCATCGAGCTCGGCTCCACCGGCGTACAGATCGAAGTCGGCACCGGCCGCGTGCTGTCGATGGCGCAGAACACGCTGTACTCGCAATCCAGCGACCAGCTGGCCGATCCGGCGTACTCCGCGATCAACTTCAACACCCGCAAGGTCAACGGCGGCTCGAACGGCTTCAACGTCGGCTCGACCTACAAGGTGTTCACGCTGCTGGACTGGCTGGAGAAGGGCCACTCCATCAACGAGACCCTCAACGGCACGGTGCGCAACTTCAAGATCGACCGCGGCTGCGACGGCGGCGTGCAGACCGTCGTCGGTGCGGACATCGGCAACTTCGAGGGGTCGCGCGGCTACACCAGCAGCCCGTTCAAGTTCACCGCCGACTCGCTCAACACCGGGTTCTTCGCGATGGCCGAGAAGCTCAACGTCTGCGAGATCAACCAGCTTGCCGACCGCATGGGGGTGACCCTCGCCGATGGCACCAAGACATACGAGGCCGGCAACGCGCCGTACGACATCCTCGGCTCGATGAACATCGCGCCAATCGACATGGCGGGCGTCTACGCCACCATCGCCTCGGGCGGCACGTATTGCGAGCCGAAGGCGATCGACCGGATCACCGACTCCGCCGGGGCCGAACTGCCCATCCCCCAGAGGACCTGCACCCGCGTGCTCGACCAGTCGGTGGCCGCCACTGCGGCCTACACGCTGGCGAACGTGCTGAGCAACGGATCGGCGGTCGCTTCGCGCACCTACGACGGTGTGCCGGTGATCGGCAAGACCGGCATCCACCAGCAGTTCCAGACCTGGATGGACGGCAGCTCGACCAAGGTCGCCACGGTCGTCTGGGTCGGCAACGTGATCGGTGAGTCCCAGCTGCACCGTCTTTACGCCAACGGCTACGCACTATGGCGCATGCGGCACGCGATCTGGCCCGACATGCAGCGCGCCGCGAACGCCAAGTACGGCGGCGACGCGTTCCCCGCGCCCGACAACAACCTGACCCGCCGCGTCTACGTGGACCTGCCGAACGTCATCGGCATGGGCGTCGATGATGCCACCAGGACTCTGGAGGATGCCGGCTTCAACGTCGATGTGACCGAGCCAGTGGACGGGGTCCAACCCGCCGGAACCATCACGGTGCAAAATCCCGGTGCCGGGCGCGTGACCAGCGGTACCACCATCGTGATCAGTCCCAGCAACGGCCAGGGCGTGGCTGTGCCCACCGTGGCCGGAATGGACATGGACAAGGCCGTCGACGCGCTGCGCAGCGCCGGGTTCTCTTCCATCACACCGTGCACCGACGGCGGTGGTGGCGGCGGCCCAGGCAACGACGATGATGACGATCGCTCCGTCACCGGCACCGACCCCGCGGCCGGCACCGTGACCGGCCGCAGCGCGACCATCACGCTCGTCTGTGGCTGA
- a CDS encoding YciI family protein codes for MSKYMLVMRNSGSEQSYEDMDVEAVINAMGAYNESMIKAGVLLGGDGLTDAAQGAVVEFTDDAPIVTDGPYGETHELFNGFWIIQASTREEAVEWAKRAPLGPGNKIEVRRVTDDSDFADYQDNEYVKKEKGWRDELGLSVGADTP; via the coding sequence ATGTCGAAATACATGCTGGTCATGCGCAACAGCGGCTCCGAGCAGAGTTACGAAGACATGGACGTCGAGGCTGTGATCAACGCCATGGGCGCCTACAACGAGTCCATGATCAAGGCCGGGGTGCTCCTCGGCGGCGATGGGCTGACGGATGCCGCGCAGGGCGCGGTGGTCGAATTCACCGACGACGCCCCGATCGTCACCGACGGCCCCTATGGCGAGACGCACGAGCTGTTCAACGGCTTCTGGATCATCCAGGCCTCCACCCGGGAGGAAGCCGTGGAGTGGGCCAAGCGCGCTCCCCTGGGACCGGGAAACAAGATCGAAGTGCGCCGCGTCACCGACGACTCGGACTTCGCCGACTACCAGGACAACGAGTACGTGAAGAAGGAGAAGGGCTGGCGCGACGAACTCGGTCTCAGCGTGGGCGCCGACACCCCCTGA
- a CDS encoding RidA family protein, whose amino-acid sequence MSVTQRLAELGIDLPTVVPPVAAYVPAKVHGDLVYTAGQLPMVSGALPATGKVGDGHGLVPAADAAIFARQCALNALAAAADAVGGVDRIAGVLKVTGFVASVAEFTGQPGVINGASEVLGEIFGDAGRHARSAVGVPVLPLDSPVEVEVVFIVG is encoded by the coding sequence GTGAGCGTCACGCAGCGCCTGGCCGAACTCGGCATCGACCTGCCCACCGTCGTGCCGCCGGTGGCCGCGTATGTACCGGCGAAGGTACACGGCGATCTCGTCTACACCGCCGGCCAGTTGCCGATGGTCTCCGGCGCCCTGCCGGCGACCGGAAAGGTGGGCGACGGCCATGGCCTCGTGCCCGCCGCCGATGCCGCCATCTTCGCGCGGCAGTGCGCGCTGAACGCCCTCGCGGCCGCGGCTGACGCCGTCGGCGGCGTCGACCGCATCGCCGGTGTGCTCAAGGTCACCGGCTTCGTGGCATCCGTTGCGGAATTCACCGGCCAGCCCGGGGTCATAAACGGTGCCAGCGAAGTGCTCGGCGAGATCTTCGGCGACGCCGGGCGGCACGCCCGCTCGGCCGTTGGTGTGCCTGTGCTGCCGCTGGACAGCCCGGTCGAGGTCGAGGTGGTCTTCATCGTCGGCTGA
- a CDS encoding HAD-IIB family hydrolase, which yields MPTPRLIAFDLDDTLAPSKSAIDPVIGELLVALAERVEVAIISGGQLQQFQVQVVDNLPAASAAVLASLHLMPTCGTQYYRLTDAGVETVYAHRLTDDEKVRALSAVEGEARRLRLWESETWGDILEDRGSQITFSALGQTAPLAAKVAWDPTGAKKNALREAVAARIPDLEVRSGGSTSVDITHRGIDKAYGMRQLSEQTGIALDDMLFVGDRLDPDGNDYPVLAMGVACQAVEGWEDTAAFLTTLIPTLPVRV from the coding sequence ATGCCGACCCCCCGCCTCATCGCGTTCGACCTGGACGACACGCTCGCTCCGTCCAAGAGCGCGATCGACCCCGTGATCGGTGAGCTGCTGGTCGCACTGGCCGAGCGCGTCGAGGTGGCGATCATCTCCGGCGGACAGCTGCAGCAGTTCCAGGTGCAGGTCGTGGACAACCTGCCGGCGGCATCCGCCGCGGTGCTGGCCTCGCTGCACCTCATGCCCACCTGCGGTACCCAGTACTACCGACTCACCGACGCCGGCGTCGAGACGGTGTACGCCCACCGGCTGACCGACGACGAGAAGGTCCGTGCCCTCTCCGCCGTCGAGGGTGAGGCGCGTCGACTGCGGCTGTGGGAGAGCGAGACCTGGGGCGACATCCTCGAGGACCGCGGCTCGCAGATCACGTTCTCGGCGCTCGGCCAGACGGCACCCCTCGCGGCGAAGGTCGCGTGGGACCCCACCGGGGCGAAGAAGAACGCCCTGCGCGAGGCCGTGGCCGCGCGCATCCCCGACCTCGAGGTGCGATCGGGCGGGTCGACGTCGGTGGACATCACCCACCGCGGCATCGACAAGGCCTACGGCATGCGTCAGCTGTCCGAGCAGACCGGCATCGCCCTGGATGACATGCTGTTCGTGGGCGACCGCCTCGACCCCGACGGCAATGACTACCCGGTGCTGGCCATGGGCGTGGCCTGCCAGGCCGTCGAGGGCTGGGAGGACACCGCCGCCTTCCTGACGACCCTGATCCCCACCCTCCCCGTCCGGGTCTGA
- a CDS encoding FCD domain-containing protein has translation MTDTAPAPARAWKVVLDKIETDLIEGRLGPGDRLPSERDLVAQLGIGRSSVREALRVLEVMGLIRTGTGSGPSAGAIVISSPTGGMSALLRLQVAAQGFPIEDVVATRLFVEEWIVGTLAAQSDTDLAVARATIDAMDAEPLPPEDFLALDAQFHYALAAASGNTVVAATMAGLRSSIQGYTAQIARHIEDWGTESQRLRDEHHAILEAIEAGDVERARALVPLHIAGYYTH, from the coding sequence ATGACGGACACAGCACCAGCGCCCGCGCGCGCCTGGAAGGTCGTGCTCGACAAGATCGAGACTGACCTGATCGAGGGTCGCCTCGGCCCGGGGGACAGGCTTCCCTCCGAACGAGACCTCGTCGCGCAGCTCGGCATCGGCCGCTCCAGCGTCCGTGAGGCGCTGCGAGTGCTCGAGGTGATGGGACTCATCCGCACCGGAACCGGCTCCGGCCCCTCCGCCGGCGCGATCGTCATCTCGTCCCCCACCGGTGGGATGTCGGCGCTGCTGCGGCTGCAGGTGGCCGCACAGGGTTTCCCCATCGAAGACGTCGTGGCCACCCGCCTGTTCGTCGAGGAGTGGATCGTCGGCACGCTCGCCGCGCAGTCGGACACCGACCTCGCCGTCGCGCGCGCCACCATCGACGCGATGGATGCCGAGCCGCTGCCCCCGGAGGACTTCCTCGCGCTGGACGCCCAGTTCCACTACGCCCTCGCCGCGGCATCCGGAAACACCGTCGTGGCGGCCACGATGGCCGGACTGCGCTCGTCGATCCAGGGCTACACCGCGCAGATCGCCCGCCACATCGAGGACTGGGGCACGGAGTCGCAGCGCCTTCGCGATGAGCACCACGCCATCCTCGAAGCGATCGAGGCAGGCGACGTCGAGCGCGCCCGTGCCCTCGTGCCCCTACACATTGCCGGCTACTACACCCACTGA
- a CDS encoding thymidine kinase — translation MAKLYFRYGAMNSGKSTALLQAAYNYEERGQRVLLAKPAIDTKGAGEVASRLGMTRPVDFLIAPDADLRSLFREHREQVRAGAADELLPEAPTDVACLLVDEAQFLTREQVDDLLRIVVMDGVPVLAYGIRTDFRTNAFPGSARLMELAHSLEELKTICRCGRKALFNARLVGGRFVFDGDQVAIDELTADRVTYESMCAECYLRESGGRLDG, via the coding sequence GTGGCCAAACTGTACTTCCGCTACGGAGCGATGAACTCCGGCAAGTCGACGGCTCTGCTGCAGGCGGCCTACAACTACGAAGAACGCGGTCAGCGCGTGCTGCTGGCCAAGCCCGCGATCGACACGAAGGGTGCCGGCGAGGTCGCCAGTCGTCTGGGGATGACCCGTCCGGTTGACTTCCTCATCGCTCCGGATGCCGATCTGCGGTCGCTGTTCCGCGAACACAGGGAGCAGGTGCGCGCCGGCGCGGCCGACGAACTGCTCCCCGAGGCGCCCACCGACGTGGCATGTCTGCTGGTGGACGAGGCGCAGTTCCTCACGCGCGAGCAGGTGGACGATCTGCTGCGCATCGTCGTGATGGACGGGGTGCCGGTGCTCGCCTACGGCATCCGCACCGACTTCCGCACCAACGCGTTCCCGGGTTCGGCGCGGCTGATGGAACTTGCCCACTCGCTCGAGGAGCTCAAGACCATCTGCCGGTGCGGGCGTAAGGCGCTCTTCAACGCCCGGCTCGTCGGCGGCCGGTTCGTCTTCGACGGCGACCAGGTGGCCATCGACGAACTCACCGCCGATCGCGTCACCTACGAGTCGATGTGCGCGGAGTGCTACCTGCGGGAATCCGGGGGCCGTCTCGACGGGTGA
- the acs gene encoding acetate--CoA ligase — protein MSSQIDHLLNETRRFAPAEDFAANAVATAELYEQAAGDREGFWATQARELLHWDTPFTQVLDWSNPPFATWFADGELNVAYNCLDRHVEAGNGDRVALLWEGEPGDERRVTYAELTDEVKRLANVFTDLGVVAGDRVAIYLPMIPEAVAAMLAVARVGAVHSVVFGGFSADSLRTRIDDAGAKLVITADGGYRKGKVSPLKTAVDLALAGRNGSGTQETVEHVLVVRRGGNEVEWTEGRDLWWHDVVPAASADHTAQPFPAENPLFILYTSGTTGKPKGILHTSGGYLTQTTFTNKVVHDLHPETDVFWCTADIGWVTGHSYVVYGPLSNGATQVLYEGTPDMPHPGRWWEIVEKYKVSILYTAPTAIRSFMKIGREVPQRFDLSSLRLLGSVGEPINPEAWMWYRKIIGGKTTPIVDTWWQTETGAIMISALPGVTETKPGSAQVALPGIAIDVVDEDGTHVGNGNGGLLVVTEPWPSMLRGIWGDPDRFVETYWEKFRTQGYYFAGDGARLDDDGDVWLMGRVDDVMNVSGHRLSTTEIESALVGNEAVAEAAVVGASDETTGQAVVAFVIIKQSYLSAHSPAGLAGGLRTWVSEQIGPIARPRDVYIVGELPKTRSGKIMRRLLRDVAEGREVGDTTTLADTAVMSVISAQVR, from the coding sequence ATGAGCAGCCAGATCGACCACCTGCTGAACGAGACCCGCCGGTTCGCTCCGGCCGAGGATTTCGCGGCCAACGCCGTGGCGACCGCCGAGCTGTACGAGCAGGCCGCGGGCGACCGGGAGGGATTCTGGGCGACCCAGGCCCGCGAGCTGCTGCACTGGGACACCCCATTCACGCAGGTGCTCGACTGGTCGAACCCGCCGTTTGCGACCTGGTTCGCCGACGGCGAGCTGAACGTGGCATACAACTGCCTCGACCGTCACGTCGAAGCGGGCAACGGCGACCGGGTGGCGCTGTTGTGGGAGGGCGAGCCGGGCGACGAGCGCCGCGTCACGTACGCCGAGCTCACCGACGAGGTCAAACGCCTCGCCAACGTGTTCACCGACCTCGGCGTGGTCGCCGGTGACCGCGTCGCGATCTACCTGCCGATGATCCCCGAGGCGGTGGCGGCCATGCTCGCCGTCGCCCGCGTCGGCGCCGTCCACTCGGTGGTGTTCGGGGGGTTCTCCGCCGACAGCCTGCGCACCCGCATCGACGACGCTGGCGCGAAGCTCGTGATCACCGCCGACGGCGGGTACCGCAAGGGAAAGGTGTCGCCGCTGAAGACCGCGGTGGATCTCGCCCTGGCCGGACGCAACGGCAGCGGCACCCAAGAGACCGTCGAGCACGTGCTGGTGGTCCGTCGCGGCGGCAACGAGGTGGAGTGGACCGAGGGCCGCGACCTGTGGTGGCACGACGTCGTGCCCGCGGCCTCGGCCGACCACACGGCGCAGCCGTTCCCCGCCGAGAACCCGCTGTTCATCCTGTACACGTCGGGGACGACGGGTAAGCCCAAAGGCATCCTGCACACCTCTGGCGGGTACCTCACGCAGACGACCTTCACGAACAAAGTGGTGCACGACCTGCACCCCGAAACCGACGTGTTCTGGTGCACGGCCGACATCGGCTGGGTGACCGGGCACAGCTACGTCGTGTACGGGCCGCTGTCCAACGGCGCGACGCAGGTGCTTTACGAAGGCACCCCCGACATGCCGCATCCGGGCCGCTGGTGGGAGATCGTCGAGAAGTACAAGGTGTCGATCCTCTACACCGCCCCCACCGCGATCCGGTCGTTCATGAAGATCGGGCGCGAGGTGCCGCAGCGCTTCGATCTGTCATCGCTGCGGCTGCTCGGCTCGGTGGGGGAACCCATCAACCCCGAGGCGTGGATGTGGTACCGCAAGATCATCGGCGGCAAGACCACCCCGATCGTGGACACGTGGTGGCAGACCGAGACCGGCGCGATCATGATCTCGGCGCTGCCGGGAGTGACCGAGACCAAGCCGGGTTCGGCGCAGGTGGCTCTTCCCGGCATCGCGATCGACGTCGTCGACGAGGACGGCACGCACGTCGGCAACGGCAACGGCGGGCTGCTCGTGGTGACCGAGCCCTGGCCCAGCATGCTGCGCGGCATCTGGGGCGACCCGGACCGGTTCGTCGAGACCTACTGGGAGAAGTTCCGCACGCAGGGCTACTACTTCGCCGGCGACGGCGCACGCCTGGACGACGACGGCGACGTGTGGCTGATGGGCCGCGTTGACGACGTCATGAACGTGTCGGGGCACCGGCTGTCGACGACCGAGATCGAATCCGCCCTCGTCGGGAACGAGGCGGTTGCCGAGGCGGCGGTGGTCGGCGCCTCGGACGAGACGACCGGACAGGCCGTGGTGGCGTTCGTCATCATCAAGCAGAGCTACCTGTCGGCGCACTCCCCCGCCGGCTTGGCCGGCGGGCTGCGTACCTGGGTGAGCGAGCAGATCGGCCCGATCGCCCGCCCCCGCGACGTGTACATCGTGGGCGAGCTGCCCAAGACACGCTCCGGCAAGATCATGCGGCGCCTGCTGCGGGACGTGGCCGAAGGCCGCGAGGTGGGCGACACCACGACGCTGGCCGACACCGCCGTCATGAGCGTCATCAGTGCGCAGGTGCGCTGA
- a CDS encoding alpha-hydroxy acid oxidase has protein sequence MVQRQLPKPAELLELMQFKKPQLNATKRRLDGALTIADLQKIAHRRTPKAAFDYTDGAAEGELSLARARQAFEDIEFHPDILRPAAHVDTSVEILGGRSAMPFGIAPTGFTRLMQTEGETAGAGAAAAAGIPFTLSTLGTASIEQVVAANPSGRNWFQLYVMRDRDISYGLVKRAAAAGFDTLMFTVDTPIAGARLRDKRNGFSIPPQLTVGTIINALPRPWWWIDFLTTPKLEFASLSTTGGTVGELLNAAMDPTISYEDLEYIRSIWPGKIVIKGVQNVADSKRLIDLGVDGIILSNHGGRQLDRAPIPFHLLPHVVREVGKDATVMIDTGIMNGADIVASVALGAKFTLIGRAYLYGLMAGGRAGVDRAIEILRTEIERTMTLLGVSSLEELEPRHVTQLQRLTPVAQPTDAARAMAAMQD, from the coding sequence ATGGTCCAGCGCCAACTTCCCAAGCCAGCAGAGCTGCTCGAGCTGATGCAGTTCAAAAAGCCGCAGCTCAACGCCACCAAGCGTCGCCTCGACGGCGCCCTGACGATCGCCGATCTGCAGAAGATCGCCCACCGCCGCACCCCCAAAGCCGCCTTCGACTACACCGACGGCGCCGCCGAGGGCGAGCTGTCGCTCGCTCGCGCCCGCCAGGCGTTCGAGGACATCGAGTTCCACCCCGACATCCTGCGCCCCGCCGCGCACGTAGACACCTCGGTGGAGATCCTCGGCGGCCGCTCCGCGATGCCGTTCGGCATCGCGCCGACCGGCTTCACCCGCCTCATGCAGACCGAGGGCGAGACCGCCGGCGCCGGCGCCGCGGCCGCCGCCGGCATCCCCTTCACGCTGTCGACCCTCGGCACCGCCTCGATCGAGCAGGTCGTCGCCGCCAACCCGAGCGGGCGCAACTGGTTCCAGCTATACGTCATGCGCGACCGCGACATCTCGTACGGTCTGGTCAAGCGTGCCGCCGCGGCCGGGTTCGACACCCTCATGTTCACCGTCGACACCCCCATCGCCGGTGCCCGCCTGCGCGACAAGCGCAACGGGTTCTCGATCCCGCCGCAGCTGACCGTCGGCACGATCATCAACGCGCTGCCGCGGCCGTGGTGGTGGATCGACTTCCTCACCACCCCGAAGCTCGAGTTCGCGTCACTGTCGACCACCGGCGGCACCGTGGGCGAGCTGCTCAACGCCGCGATGGACCCGACCATCAGCTACGAGGACCTCGAGTACATCCGCAGCATCTGGCCCGGCAAGATCGTCATCAAGGGCGTGCAGAACGTCGCCGACAGCAAGCGCCTGATCGACCTCGGTGTCGACGGCATCATCCTGTCCAACCACGGTGGACGTCAGCTGGACCGGGCGCCGATCCCGTTCCACCTGCTGCCGCACGTCGTGCGTGAGGTGGGCAAGGATGCCACCGTCATGATCGACACCGGCATCATGAACGGTGCCGACATCGTGGCATCCGTCGCCCTGGGGGCGAAGTTCACCCTCATCGGTCGCGCGTACCTCTACGGCCTGATGGCCGGCGGCCGGGCAGGTGTCGACCGTGCGATCGAGATCCTCCGCACCGAGATCGAGCGGACCATGACGCTGCTGGGTGTGTCGAGCCTGGAAGAGCTGGAGCCGCGCCACGTCACGCAGCTGCAGCGCTTGACGCCGGTGGCGCAGCCCACCGACGCCGCGCGCGCCATGGCGGCGATGCAGGACTGA